From Eleftheria terrae, the proteins below share one genomic window:
- a CDS encoding acyl-CoA thioesterase, with amino-acid sequence MTTSLRLDDFPCRSYDKLRYGDTDRQGHVNNAVFATLLETGRVEILYDPDAPLAEAGSAFVLARLTLEFVSEVHWPGRVDIGTRVAAVGRSSITLEQAVFQDARLVASGQTVIVQVNEATRRSQALSEPALARLRALMPPVAPPAAAAS; translated from the coding sequence ATGACCACATCGCTTCGCCTCGACGACTTTCCTTGCCGCAGCTACGACAAGCTGCGCTACGGGGACACCGACCGCCAGGGCCATGTGAACAACGCGGTGTTCGCCACCTTGCTGGAGACCGGCCGCGTCGAGATCCTCTACGACCCGGACGCGCCGCTGGCCGAGGCAGGCAGCGCCTTCGTACTGGCGCGCCTCACGCTCGAATTCGTCAGCGAGGTGCACTGGCCGGGCCGGGTCGACATCGGCACCCGGGTGGCCGCCGTGGGACGCAGCTCGATCACGCTGGAACAGGCGGTGTTCCAGGACGCGCGCCTGGTGGCCAGTGGCCAGACGGTGATCGTCCAGGTGAACGAGGCGACGCGTCGCTCGCAAGCCTTGTCCGAGCCGGCCCTGGCCCGCTTGCGCGCCCTGATGCCGCCCGTGGCACCGCCGGCGGCTGCGGCGTCCTGA
- a CDS encoding 3-(methylthio)propionyl-CoA ligase: MSRLMGQMMQMPLMISSLLVHAARHNGDVEIVSKRVEGDVHRYTYRDAELRARKLAQALQRLGCEPGDRVGTLAWNGYRHFEIYYGSSGSGLVCHTVNPRLFPEQIAWIINDAEDRVLCFDLTFLPLVEKLAPLLKTVQHFVLMTDRAHMPAHSPLALQCYDELVESEDGRYEWPEFDENTASSICYTSGTTGHPKGAVYSHRSSVLHAYAAALPDAMDCSGRDVILPVVPMFHVNAWGLPYSVPLVGAKLVMPGPHLDGKSLYELFESEKVSFSAGVPTVWLGLITYMKQNRLQFSTFKRTVIGGSACPPAMIRTLEDEFAVSVIHAWGMTELSPLGTLSKLKGKHDQLSVEDQRRLLEKQGRVIYGIDMKITGNDGETPLPWDGQAAGDLLVRGHWVIRSYFKRPESPLQQGWFPTGDVATIDADGFMQITDRSKDVIKSGGEWISSIDLENIAMAHPAVHEAAAIACKHPKWDERPLLVVVRKPGQTPSKEDILGFYEGKIAKWQIPDDVVFVDEIPHTATGKIQKLKLRELFAHHVLPAA; encoded by the coding sequence ATGTCACGCCTGATGGGCCAGATGATGCAAATGCCGTTGATGATCTCGTCGCTGCTGGTGCACGCCGCGCGGCACAACGGCGACGTCGAGATCGTCTCCAAGCGGGTGGAAGGCGATGTGCACCGCTACACCTACCGCGACGCCGAGCTGCGCGCCCGCAAGCTGGCCCAGGCCCTGCAGCGGCTGGGCTGCGAGCCGGGCGACCGGGTCGGCACGCTGGCCTGGAACGGCTACCGGCACTTCGAGATCTACTACGGCAGTTCCGGTTCCGGCCTGGTGTGCCACACCGTCAATCCGCGCCTGTTCCCCGAGCAGATCGCCTGGATCATCAACGATGCCGAAGACCGGGTGCTGTGCTTCGACCTCACCTTCCTGCCCCTGGTGGAGAAGCTGGCGCCGCTGCTCAAGACCGTGCAGCACTTCGTGCTGATGACCGACCGTGCCCACATGCCGGCGCACAGCCCGCTGGCCCTGCAATGCTATGACGAGCTGGTGGAGTCGGAGGACGGGCGCTACGAGTGGCCCGAGTTCGACGAGAACACCGCCTCCAGCATCTGCTACACCTCCGGCACCACCGGCCATCCGAAGGGTGCCGTCTACAGCCACCGCTCCAGCGTGCTGCATGCCTACGCCGCAGCGCTGCCCGATGCCATGGACTGCTCCGGCCGCGACGTGATCCTGCCGGTGGTGCCGATGTTCCATGTCAATGCCTGGGGCCTGCCGTATTCGGTGCCGCTGGTCGGTGCCAAGCTGGTCATGCCGGGCCCGCACCTGGACGGCAAGTCGCTCTACGAGCTGTTCGAGTCCGAGAAGGTCAGCTTCAGCGCCGGTGTGCCGACCGTCTGGCTGGGCCTGATCACCTACATGAAGCAGAACCGGCTGCAGTTCAGCACCTTCAAGCGCACGGTCATCGGCGGCTCGGCCTGCCCGCCGGCGATGATCCGCACGCTGGAGGACGAGTTCGCCGTCAGCGTGATCCATGCGTGGGGCATGACGGAGCTGTCGCCGCTGGGCACGCTGTCCAAGCTCAAGGGCAAGCACGACCAGCTGTCGGTGGAAGACCAGCGCCGGCTGCTGGAGAAGCAGGGCCGGGTGATCTATGGCATCGACATGAAGATCACCGGCAACGACGGCGAGACGCCGCTGCCCTGGGACGGCCAGGCCGCGGGTGACCTGCTGGTGCGCGGGCACTGGGTGATCCGCAGCTACTTCAAGCGGCCGGAGTCGCCGCTGCAGCAAGGCTGGTTCCCGACCGGCGACGTGGCCACCATCGATGCGGACGGCTTCATGCAGATCACCGACCGGTCCAAAGATGTCATCAAGTCCGGCGGCGAGTGGATCAGCTCCATCGACCTCGAGAACATCGCGATGGCGCACCCCGCGGTGCACGAAGCGGCGGCCATCGCCTGCAAGCACCCGAAGTGGGACGAGCGGCCGCTGCTGGTGGTGGTGAGGAAGCCGGGGCAGACGCCGAGCAAGGAAGACATCCTCGGCTTCTACGAAGGCAAGATCGCCAAGTGGCAGATCCCCGACGACGTGGTGTTCGTCGACGAGATCCCGCACACGGCCACCGGCAAGATCCAGAAGCTCAAGCTGCGTGAGCTGTTTGCGCATCATGTGCTGCCCGCTGCATGA
- a CDS encoding branched-chain amino acid ABC transporter permease, giving the protein MESSFFAISMLNGVSYGLLLFMLSSGLTLIFSMMGVLNFAHASFYMLGAYLAYQTTQWFGYWPALLVAPLLVGGLGALFERFCLRRVHPFGHVAELLITFGLSYVVLEVVQLVWGRSAVNYPVPAALDGPLFTIISSSVGGMDLSWGRAAAELCSSADAAVVINCTQFPAYRGFMMLVAVLMLLAVYLLLTRTRIGLVIQAALTHPEMVEALGHNVPRVFMLVFGGGAALAGLAGVIGGNAFVTEPGMAGTVGSIIFVVVVVGGMGSLAGAFLASLLIGVIQTFAVAMDYSLAHLFSAVGWQAGPDTFGWPVLRLTISQVAPILPYLFLVLILIFRPRGLLGTREG; this is encoded by the coding sequence ATGGAGTCCTCGTTCTTCGCGATCTCGATGCTCAACGGCGTGAGCTACGGACTGCTGCTGTTCATGCTCAGCTCCGGCCTGACCCTCATCTTCAGCATGATGGGCGTGCTGAACTTCGCGCACGCCAGCTTCTACATGCTGGGCGCCTACCTGGCCTACCAGACCACCCAGTGGTTCGGCTACTGGCCGGCGCTGCTGGTGGCGCCGCTGCTGGTGGGCGGCCTGGGCGCCTTGTTCGAGCGCTTCTGCCTGCGGCGGGTGCACCCCTTCGGCCATGTGGCCGAGCTGCTGATCACCTTCGGCCTGTCCTATGTGGTGCTGGAGGTGGTGCAGCTGGTGTGGGGCCGCTCGGCCGTCAACTACCCGGTGCCGGCAGCGCTGGACGGGCCCCTGTTCACCATCATCAGCTCCTCGGTGGGCGGCATGGACCTGAGCTGGGGCCGCGCGGCCGCCGAGCTGTGCAGCTCGGCCGATGCAGCGGTGGTGATCAACTGCACCCAGTTTCCGGCCTATCGCGGCTTCATGATGCTGGTGGCGGTGCTGATGCTGCTGGCGGTCTACCTGCTGCTCACGCGCACCCGCATCGGCCTGGTGATCCAGGCGGCGCTGACGCATCCCGAGATGGTGGAGGCGCTGGGCCACAACGTGCCGCGCGTCTTCATGCTGGTGTTCGGTGGCGGCGCGGCGCTGGCAGGGCTGGCCGGCGTGATCGGCGGCAATGCCTTCGTCACCGAACCCGGCATGGCCGGCACGGTCGGCTCCATCATCTTCGTGGTGGTGGTGGTGGGCGGCATGGGCTCGCTGGCAGGGGCCTTCCTGGCGTCGCTGCTGATCGGCGTGATCCAGACCTTCGCCGTCGCCATGGACTACTCGCTGGCCCACCTGTTCTCGGCCGTCGGCTGGCAGGCAGGGCCGGACACCTTCGGCTGGCCGGTGCTGCGGCTGACGATCTCCCAGGTCGCGCCCATCCTGCCCTACCTCTTCCTCGTGCTCATCCTCATCTTCCGACCCCGCGGCCTGCTGGGCACCCGCGAGGGCTGA
- a CDS encoding protein adenylyltransferase SelO: protein MNLPLEVPAPATPAALSWTNGYARLGDEFFTRLAAQALPAPRWIDSSPSLAAELGWPADWTTREDWQALACFSGAAPWPGMEPLATVYSGHQFGVWAGQLGDGRALLLGEVEAPGGQPQELQLKGSGRTPYSRMGDGRAVLRSSIREFLCSEAMHGLGIPTTRALALVRSDLPVHREVIETAAIVTRVAPSFVRFGHFEHFAHHDMPQQLRQLTDFVIERHYPECRDTAEPCAAMLEQVARRTAQLMADWQAVGFCHGVMNTDNMSILGLTIDYGPFGFLDAFDPGHICNHSDHQGRYAYNRQPNIAFWNLHALAQALLPLIGETDLALQALQPYKAVFAETMEARMRAKLGLRQALAADRELIDDLLRLMAQDRADLTITFRRLCDFSSADTADNRPVRDLFIDRGAFDAWAVRYRERLQQDGGSDAERSARMKRVNPKYVLRNHLAEVAIRRSQAGDDEEVRRLRRVLERPYDEQPEHEAYAGFPPDWAQTLEVSCSS, encoded by the coding sequence ATGAACCTGCCGCTGGAAGTCCCCGCGCCGGCCACGCCCGCCGCCTTGTCATGGACCAATGGCTACGCCCGCCTGGGGGACGAGTTCTTCACCCGGCTTGCCGCGCAGGCCTTGCCCGCTCCCCGCTGGATCGACAGCAGCCCGAGCCTGGCCGCCGAGCTGGGCTGGCCCGCCGACTGGACCACCCGCGAAGACTGGCAGGCACTGGCCTGCTTCAGCGGTGCGGCGCCCTGGCCCGGCATGGAGCCACTGGCCACCGTCTACAGCGGGCACCAGTTCGGCGTGTGGGCCGGCCAGCTGGGCGACGGCCGGGCCCTGCTGCTGGGCGAGGTGGAGGCGCCGGGCGGCCAGCCGCAGGAGCTGCAGCTCAAGGGCAGCGGCCGCACCCCGTACTCGCGCATGGGCGACGGCCGGGCGGTGCTGCGCTCCTCCATCCGCGAGTTCCTGTGCTCCGAAGCCATGCACGGCCTCGGCATTCCAACCACCCGGGCGCTGGCGCTGGTGCGCTCGGACCTGCCGGTGCACCGCGAGGTGATCGAAACCGCGGCCATCGTCACCCGGGTGGCGCCCAGCTTCGTGCGCTTCGGCCACTTCGAGCACTTCGCCCACCATGACATGCCGCAGCAACTGCGCCAGTTGACCGACTTCGTCATCGAGCGCCATTACCCGGAGTGCCGCGACACCGCCGAACCCTGCGCGGCGATGCTGGAGCAAGTGGCACGGCGCACCGCCCAGCTGATGGCCGATTGGCAGGCGGTCGGCTTCTGCCATGGGGTGATGAACACCGACAACATGTCCATCCTCGGCCTCACGATCGACTACGGGCCCTTCGGCTTCCTGGACGCCTTCGACCCCGGGCACATCTGCAACCATTCGGACCACCAGGGCCGCTATGCCTACAACCGGCAACCCAACATCGCCTTCTGGAACCTGCACGCGCTGGCCCAGGCGCTGCTCCCGTTGATAGGCGAGACCGACCTTGCGCTGCAGGCGCTACAGCCGTACAAGGCCGTCTTTGCCGAGACGATGGAGGCGCGCATGCGCGCCAAGCTGGGCCTGCGGCAGGCGCTGGCGGCCGACCGCGAGCTGATCGATGACCTGCTGCGCCTGATGGCGCAGGACCGGGCAGACCTGACGATCACCTTCCGCCGGCTCTGCGATTTCTCCAGCGCCGACACTGCCGACAACCGCCCGGTGCGCGACCTCTTCATCGACCGCGGCGCCTTCGACGCCTGGGCGGTCCGCTACCGCGAGCGGCTGCAGCAGGACGGCGGCAGTGACGCAGAGCGCAGCGCCCGCATGAAGCGCGTCAACCCGAAGTACGTGCTGCGGAACCATCTGGCCGAAGTGGCGATCAGACGTTCGCAGGCCGGTGACGACGAGGAAGTGCGCCGCCTGCGCCGCGTGCTGGAGCGTCCCTACGACGAGCAGCCCGAACACGAGGCCTATGCGGGCTTCCCGCCTGACTGGGCGCAAACGTTGGAGGTATCCTGTTCGTCATGA
- a CDS encoding septation protein A, translating into MKLLFDFLPVILFFGMFKYAEGHADWAATAATDWLGFMVSGGVVGAKEAPVLLATVVVIAATAAQIAWQLARGRKIDKMLWVSLILVTVLGGATIWFHSETFIKWKPSVLYWVTGAAFWISHTLFRKNLLQALMSTQVELPASVWQRLNFAWIAFFGLMGLLNIYVAYSYSTATWVNFKLFGSLGLMVLFMLGQGVYLSRHIKSEEQQP; encoded by the coding sequence ATGAAACTCCTGTTCGACTTCCTGCCGGTGATCCTGTTCTTCGGCATGTTCAAGTACGCCGAGGGGCATGCCGACTGGGCTGCCACCGCGGCCACCGACTGGCTGGGCTTCATGGTCTCGGGCGGTGTGGTGGGCGCCAAGGAGGCGCCGGTGCTGCTGGCCACCGTGGTGGTCATTGCAGCCACCGCGGCGCAGATCGCCTGGCAGCTCGCGCGCGGCCGCAAGATCGACAAGATGCTGTGGGTCAGCCTGATCCTGGTCACGGTGCTGGGCGGCGCAACGATCTGGTTCCACAGCGAGACCTTCATCAAGTGGAAGCCCAGCGTGCTGTACTGGGTGACGGGCGCGGCCTTCTGGATCAGCCACACGCTGTTCCGCAAGAACCTGCTGCAGGCCCTGATGAGCACCCAGGTCGAGCTGCCCGCCTCGGTGTGGCAGCGCCTTAATTTCGCCTGGATCGCCTTTTTCGGTCTGATGGGTTTGCTGAATATCTACGTGGCCTACAGCTACTCGACCGCCACCTGGGTCAACTTCAAGCTGTTCGGCAGCCTGGGGCTGATGGTGTTGTTCATGCTGGGCCAGGGGGTCTACCTCAGCCGGCATATCAAGAGTGAAGAGCAGCAGCCCTGA
- a CDS encoding BolA family protein, whose product MSVTAQQIEAALQAGLAPVQLRVQDDSHLHAGHAGAREGRHFSVHVVSERFCGLSRLARHRLVYSALMPLIPQGIHALAIQAHTPDEV is encoded by the coding sequence ATGAGTGTCACCGCCCAGCAGATTGAAGCTGCACTGCAGGCCGGCCTGGCCCCCGTACAGCTGCGCGTGCAGGACGACAGCCACCTGCATGCCGGCCATGCCGGCGCTCGTGAAGGTCGGCATTTTTCGGTTCATGTCGTCAGCGAACGCTTTTGCGGTTTGTCACGGCTGGCGCGGCATCGGCTCGTGTATAGTGCCCTGATGCCTTTGATTCCCCAGGGTATTCACGCCCTTGCCATACAGGCTCATACGCCCGACGAAGTTTGA
- the msrB gene encoding peptide-methionine (R)-S-oxide reductase MsrB, with protein sequence MSKDHEIKKSDEEWRQQLDPLQYQVTRHAATERPFTGKYWDHQADGVYRCVCCGEPLFDSSSKFDAGCGWPSYFEPLAEDAIDREMDHSHGMVRVEVTCRRCGAHLGHVFDDGPQPTGLRYCINSAALDFAERKD encoded by the coding sequence ATGAGCAAGGACCACGAGATCAAGAAGAGCGACGAGGAATGGCGCCAGCAGCTCGACCCGCTGCAATACCAGGTGACGCGGCATGCCGCGACCGAGCGCCCCTTCACCGGCAAGTACTGGGACCACCAGGCCGACGGCGTCTACCGCTGCGTCTGCTGCGGCGAACCCTTGTTCGATTCGTCCAGCAAGTTCGACGCCGGCTGCGGCTGGCCCAGCTACTTCGAGCCGCTGGCCGAGGACGCGATCGACCGCGAGATGGACCACAGCCACGGCATGGTCCGGGTCGAGGTCACCTGTCGCCGCTGTGGTGCGCACCTGGGCCACGTGTTCGATGACGGGCCGCAACCCACCGGCTTGCGCTACTGCATCAATTCCGCCGCGTTAGACTTCGCCGAACGAAAAGACTGA
- a CDS encoding peptidylprolyl isomerase, translating into MKKTSFALGALSLALSAALLAPVAASAQNIAIVNGKAVPKERADALISQISKQGQPVTPELEKQVKDEVVLREIFLQEAEKRGLNSSDSYKQQLELARQTLLIRELFADYQKTNPVTDAEVQAEYDKFKGQAGDKEYRARHILVEKEDQAKKLITQIKGGAKFEDLAKKNSKDTGSATNGGDLDWAAPGSYVPEFSQAMVGLKKGEVTPTPVKSQFGYHIIKLEDVRDAKVPSIDEVKPQIQQSLTQQKMAKFRDDLRNNAKTDYKFAQ; encoded by the coding sequence ATGAAGAAAACTAGTTTCGCGCTCGGCGCGTTGAGCCTGGCTCTGAGCGCTGCATTGCTGGCCCCGGTGGCTGCCTCGGCGCAGAACATCGCCATCGTCAACGGCAAGGCCGTGCCCAAGGAGCGGGCCGACGCGCTGATCAGCCAGATCTCCAAGCAAGGCCAGCCGGTCACGCCCGAGCTCGAAAAGCAGGTCAAGGACGAAGTCGTGCTGCGTGAGATCTTCCTGCAGGAAGCCGAGAAGCGCGGCCTGAACAGCTCCGACAGCTACAAGCAGCAGCTCGAGCTGGCCCGCCAGACCCTGCTGATCCGCGAACTGTTCGCCGACTACCAGAAGACCAATCCGGTGACCGACGCCGAAGTCCAGGCCGAATACGACAAGTTCAAGGGCCAGGCCGGTGACAAGGAATACCGCGCCCGCCACATCCTGGTGGAGAAGGAAGACCAGGCCAAGAAGCTGATCACCCAGATCAAGGGCGGCGCCAAGTTCGAGGACCTGGCAAAGAAGAACTCGAAGGACACCGGCTCTGCCACCAACGGCGGTGACCTGGACTGGGCGGCACCGGGCAGCTATGTGCCGGAGTTCTCGCAAGCCATGGTGGGCCTGAAGAAGGGTGAAGTCACCCCGACGCCGGTGAAATCGCAGTTCGGCTACCACATCATCAAGCTGGAAGATGTGCGCGACGCCAAGGTGCCGTCCATCGATGAAGTGAAGCCGCAGATCCAGCAGAGCCTGACGCAGCAGAAGATGGCCAAGTTCCGCGACGACCTGCGCAACAACGCCAAGACGGACTACAAGTTCGCCCAGTGA
- a CDS encoding DMT family transporter: MNPPSARAEGVIYGLLSALIWGAFPVVTRLGVARTALDGFDVTALRFGVSGLVLLPYLMRAGRGGVSWSALALMVVGIGAPYMLVVALGLARAPVEHFAVITPGSMILFSVLLSARVLHTRLGGRALGGVALILLGVLLIGLQGLRGAGSGSIGVHAAFLLGGLMWAVYTVTSKACGVQPFHATALVSVASMVLYLPPYLLLRGPALLQAPLHDVLVQGVYQGVLVSIVALFFYSQAVYHLGPARGALFAALVPGMATMLAAFLLGEWPAPFAVLGLAVVTGGMLLSLLDGRSPPAAAPGRS; this comes from the coding sequence ATGAACCCACCCTCGGCCCGCGCCGAAGGCGTGATCTACGGCCTGCTGTCTGCCTTGATCTGGGGCGCCTTTCCGGTGGTGACCCGGCTTGGCGTGGCCCGCACGGCGCTTGACGGCTTCGACGTCACCGCCTTGCGCTTTGGCGTGTCCGGCCTGGTGTTGCTGCCCTACCTGATGCGGGCCGGCCGAGGCGGGGTGAGCTGGAGCGCCCTCGCGCTGATGGTGGTGGGCATCGGTGCGCCCTACATGCTGGTGGTCGCGCTGGGGCTGGCCCGGGCGCCCGTGGAGCATTTTGCGGTGATCACGCCGGGCAGCATGATCCTGTTTTCGGTGCTCCTCAGTGCCCGGGTCCTGCACACGCGGCTCGGCGGCCGCGCCCTGGGCGGCGTGGCGCTCATCCTGCTCGGCGTGCTGCTGATCGGCCTGCAGGGTCTGCGCGGTGCGGGCAGCGGCAGCATCGGCGTGCATGCCGCCTTCCTGCTGGGCGGGTTGATGTGGGCGGTCTACACGGTCACGTCGAAGGCGTGTGGCGTGCAGCCCTTCCATGCCACTGCGCTGGTCTCGGTGGCGTCGATGGTGCTCTACCTTCCGCCTTACCTGCTGCTGCGCGGGCCGGCCTTGCTGCAGGCGCCGCTGCACGACGTGCTGGTGCAAGGCGTCTACCAGGGCGTGCTGGTCTCCATCGTGGCCTTGTTCTTCTACAGCCAGGCGGTCTATCACCTGGGGCCGGCCCGGGGGGCCCTGTTTGCGGCGCTGGTGCCGGGCATGGCGACGATGCTGGCCGCCTTCCTGCTCGGCGAATGGCCTGCACCATTCGCGGTGCTCGGCCTGGCGGTGGTGACCGGCGGCATGCTGCTGTCGCTGCTGGACGGGCGCTCACCGCCTGCCGCCGCTCCCGGCCGTTCTTGA
- a CDS encoding branched-chain amino acid ABC transporter substrate-binding protein, whose protein sequence is MQFRLVHLPSVLACATAALCSGPALAQKGETVKIAWIDPLSGLMATVGQNQLKSFQFLAEQFSKKNAAGVKFEVIGIDNKLSPQESLNALKSAIDQGVRYVVQGNGSGAALALVDAINKHNDRNPGKEVLFVNYAAVDPDLTNAKCSYWHFRVDADTSMKMEALTTFMKDQPEIKKVYLINQNYAHGQQVAKFAKDNLARKRKDIQIVGEDLHPLAQVRDFAPYVAKIKASGADTVITGNWGSDLTLLVKAANDAGLNAKFYTYYGGVSGTPTAMGAAAEGRVYQVAYNHHNLPGEHARLMAEFKQRFNDDWYTGATYHAYALLSEAMAKAKSTDPVKVAAAMEGLRFKSFNGEVEMRKSDHQLQQGLYISRWQKVDAKNAYSAENTGYTFAPVKQFDPYVSSTPTSCQMKRPS, encoded by the coding sequence ATGCAGTTTCGCCTTGTGCATCTTCCCTCGGTCCTTGCTTGTGCCACGGCTGCGTTGTGCAGCGGCCCGGCCCTCGCGCAGAAGGGTGAGACCGTCAAGATCGCATGGATCGATCCGCTGAGCGGCCTGATGGCCACGGTGGGCCAGAACCAGCTCAAGAGCTTCCAGTTCCTGGCCGAGCAGTTCAGCAAGAAGAACGCGGCCGGCGTGAAGTTCGAGGTCATCGGCATCGACAACAAGCTGAGCCCCCAGGAGAGCCTCAACGCGCTGAAGTCCGCCATCGACCAGGGCGTGCGCTACGTGGTGCAGGGCAACGGCTCGGGGGCCGCACTGGCGCTGGTCGACGCCATCAACAAGCACAACGACCGCAATCCCGGCAAGGAAGTGCTGTTCGTCAACTATGCGGCGGTGGACCCGGACCTCACCAATGCCAAGTGCAGCTACTGGCACTTCCGGGTGGACGCCGACACGTCCATGAAGATGGAGGCCCTCACCACCTTCATGAAAGACCAGCCGGAGATCAAGAAGGTCTACCTGATCAACCAGAACTACGCGCACGGCCAGCAGGTGGCCAAGTTCGCGAAAGACAACCTGGCGCGCAAGCGCAAGGACATCCAGATCGTCGGCGAAGACCTGCACCCGCTGGCCCAGGTGCGCGACTTCGCGCCCTATGTCGCGAAGATCAAGGCGTCGGGGGCCGACACCGTCATCACCGGCAACTGGGGGTCGGACCTCACGCTGCTGGTGAAGGCGGCCAACGACGCCGGCCTGAACGCGAAGTTCTACACCTACTACGGCGGCGTGAGCGGCACGCCGACCGCGATGGGCGCCGCCGCCGAGGGCCGTGTCTACCAGGTGGCCTACAACCACCACAACCTGCCCGGCGAGCATGCGCGGCTGATGGCCGAGTTCAAGCAGCGCTTCAACGACGACTGGTACACCGGCGCCACCTACCATGCCTACGCGCTGCTCAGCGAGGCGATGGCCAAGGCCAAGTCCACCGACCCGGTGAAGGTGGCCGCCGCCATGGAAGGCCTGCGCTTCAAGAGCTTCAACGGCGAGGTGGAGATGCGCAAGTCCGACCACCAGCTGCAGCAGGGCCTCTACATCTCGCGCTGGCAGAAGGTGGATGCCAAGAACGCTTACAGTGCCGAAAACACGGGCTACACCTTTGCCCCGGTCAAGCAGTTCGACCCCTATGTGTCGAGCACGCCGACGTCCTGCCAGATGAAGCGGCCCTCATGA
- a CDS encoding branched-chain amino acid ABC transporter permease has translation MQATVYVFKPRNLGRWAVWSGYALVLLVAPLLFSSSLAMTMLSQMGIAIIACLAYNMLLGQGGMLSFGHAVYSGLGAFLTMHTLNAVSSGSLAMPVSLLPLVGGLTGLGFAVLLGWVTTKKSGTPFAMITLGVGELVWAMSLMFPEFFGGEGGITGDRVTGTTLGISFGPQIQLYYLIALYCFVCTGLMFAFTRTPLGRMLNAVRDNPERVEFIGYSTQVVRYLAFILSGFFAGIAGGLGALNFEIVTAEVVGAARSGAYLLFVFLGGATFFFGPIIGAVLMVIAFVLLSELTKAWLLYLGLVFLFMVMFAPGGIASLIMMNLRVAAHGKLRRLAGPYAQVLLAALPLLAGVGALIEMVYHRQLNAAIGGPLRFLGATLDTGSAGSWLAAAALAGVGLVAFELARRRFGREWHRIQEEIEHDTRRRGAA, from the coding sequence ATGCAAGCCACGGTCTACGTCTTCAAACCCCGCAACCTCGGCCGCTGGGCGGTCTGGAGCGGCTACGCGCTGGTGCTGCTGGTTGCGCCGCTGCTGTTCAGCAGCAGCCTGGCGATGACCATGCTCTCGCAAATGGGCATCGCCATCATTGCCTGCCTGGCCTACAACATGCTGCTCGGCCAGGGCGGCATGCTGAGCTTCGGGCATGCGGTGTACTCGGGCCTGGGCGCCTTCCTGACGATGCACACGCTGAACGCGGTCTCCAGCGGCAGCCTGGCCATGCCGGTGAGCCTGCTGCCGCTGGTGGGCGGCCTCACCGGCCTGGGCTTTGCAGTGTTGCTGGGCTGGGTCACCACCAAGAAGTCGGGCACCCCGTTCGCGATGATCACGCTGGGTGTCGGCGAGCTGGTCTGGGCCATGTCGCTGATGTTCCCCGAGTTCTTCGGCGGGGAGGGCGGCATCACCGGCGACCGCGTCACCGGCACCACGCTGGGCATCAGCTTCGGCCCGCAGATCCAGCTCTACTACCTGATTGCCCTGTATTGCTTCGTCTGCACCGGGCTGATGTTCGCCTTCACCCGCACGCCGCTGGGCCGCATGTTGAACGCGGTGCGCGACAACCCGGAGCGGGTCGAGTTCATCGGCTACAGCACCCAGGTGGTGCGCTACCTGGCCTTCATCCTCTCGGGCTTCTTCGCCGGCATCGCCGGCGGGCTGGGGGCGCTCAACTTCGAGATCGTCACGGCCGAGGTGGTGGGGGCGGCGCGCTCGGGGGCCTACCTGCTGTTCGTCTTCCTCGGCGGGGCGACCTTCTTCTTCGGGCCGATCATCGGCGCGGTGCTGATGGTCATCGCCTTCGTGTTGCTGTCGGAGTTGACCAAGGCCTGGCTGCTCTACCTGGGCCTGGTGTTCCTGTTCATGGTGATGTTCGCGCCCGGCGGCATCGCCAGCCTCATCATGATGAACCTGCGGGTGGCGGCCCATGGCAAGCTGCGCCGGCTGGCCGGGCCGTATGCGCAGGTGCTGCTCGCGGCGCTGCCGCTCTTGGCCGGCGTGGGCGCGCTGATCGAAATGGTCTACCACCGCCAGCTGAACGCTGCGATCGGCGGGCCGCTGCGCTTCCTGGGCGCGACGCTGGACACCGGCTCGGCCGGCAGCTGGCTGGCGGCCGCGGCGCTCGCGGGCGTGGGCCTGGTGGCCTTCGAGCTGGCGCGCCGGCGCTTCGGGCGCGAGTGGCACCGCATCCAGGAAGAGATCGAGCACGACACGCGCCGCCGGGGGGCCGCATGA